The genomic DNA GAGGGGGACATGGAGGAGGGGAATGGGGAATAGGGAGCAGGGGGAGAGCGGATTTGTAGCTAGGACAGACTCGAATTGTGGGGACACAGTCGCTTTTCAAAGGAGGACTGGGAATTTTCAGGTTCTAATCCCTACAAGAACTCTCTGCTCAACTTTCGATCGCCTCGGAGTCTACAATTCCTAGCGTGACCTGTTCCGTTTGATATCGCTATGGTTTCTCTGAGAGCGTTAACAAAAATGTAAGATTAGTGTCTGCTTGCAGAGCATGAGGTGCATTCGCAGGCATGAAGATAAAAATTCCTGGATGCAGATTAATGTCTGTTCCTTCTAGCGTTAACGTTCCTGTCCCCTCAATCACGTTCACCGTTGCATTACGAGCAGAGGTATGTTCTTCAATTTCTGTTCCTGCCGCCAGACAAAAAAGCGTGTACTGGCAGACCTGATCTTTTAGTAAAACTTTACTGAGAATGCCCTGCTGAGGATACTCAATTTGTTCTCGAAGCTGGATAGCAGGCGATCGCAAGTCTATCATTGCAGCTGTCATTGCTGTTTCTCCTTATTCTTTCCTTACAGTATTAACCCTTACAGTATTACCGAATCGGTTTTTCTGAACAGGAAACGATGTAGCCGAGATCGTGGCGATATTGCAAAAAGGCTTTTCGCATTCCGAGGACTCTTGTACGAATTGCGGGTTTCGTCAGCACGTTCCAGAGAATTTTCAGCGTGCCGCTAATCCCTTCGTCGTTGATGACCTGACGGGGATTGAGTAAGCCCATTGCGCCGATTTGGATTTGCTTGACGTTAAGCCCTGCTGTCTCGATCGCCGCAGTCCAGTTTGCCTCCGAAAGGGGATTGGAATTGACGCGGATAGTTTGGGCGAGGGTACGCTGGATTTCGGCTTCCTGCTGGCGGGCAAGAAGTTCGTGGGATAGGAATTTGCCGCCGGGTTTGAGGCGATCGGCGATGCCGCTCAAAATTTTGGCTTTGCCAGGAGCGGACTGCATGGTGAGAATTGCTTCTGCCAGCACGTAGTCAAACTGTTCTGTGATTTGATCGAGCTTGAAAATATCGCCTTCGATGATTTGGATGCGATCGCTCAGTCCGGCAGCGGCAACATTCGCACGGGCACGGGCAACGCTTTCGGGATTCTTTTCAACGCCGACGACGCGTACGCCATATTTTTGCGCCAGGGCGATCGCGCTATAGCCAAAGCTGGAGGCAAGTTCGAGGACAGTTTGATCGGGCTGAAAATTTGCCCAGGTAAAAAGCTGCTCGGTGGCGGCTCGTCCACCCGGTCGCAGAATTTTCTTTCCGGCTGCGGCTAAAACCTGGTGTCCGGTCGCGGTTTCAAGGTTGAGGGGAGGGGCTATTTGGGTCATGGTTCCGACCTCTGTTAAATCGGGGAGTGAATTGGCTTATGAATCGTGATGACTCTACTGTGCCAAATTTCCGCGATCGCCGATATGAGGTAGCTCAAGGAGGAAAAATTGCTGGGCTTCCAGGCTTCATCCCTGGTAAAGACTCAATCTCTGTACTTCGACAGAACGATCGCCGGATGAGTTTGTTTAGGATCGTTCCCACGGTAAGAGTCATTGAACTAATCCATTCAACAATCACTTATTCAGGAGAACAGGCTATGCCTGAAATGCAGAAACAGGGAAAACCCACCGATGGAAAGCAGGATGAGTTTGAGCAGGATTTGCATCCCAACAGCATGGCAGGACAAAATCAGGGCTTACAAGCCAACCACAGCCAGAGCGGAGAGTTTCCCACGGCGTACGACATCAAGGATTTGCACAACGTTCTGCCCGACTTCACCGACGAGGAACTGAAGCAAATTTCAGTTGTGCCTCCTGGAGTGCGTCTGGAGCAGGGAGCCACCTACGTTGATCTGCTCGATCCCGATCGCGAAGAGTTCACTGCAATGGGCAACATGGAGGCGATCGAGGGCAGCTGGTACTGTCCGAAAAATGAGGTGCATTATGAGCTGTGGAATCGGATTACGCAGGTAGAAAATTCCTACCAGAAGGGAACTGGCGCGGATCAGCCGTCGATCGGTTCTGTATAGGGTGAGCCGATCGCTACGCTAATCTGCGGAACAGTTAGATCAATCTGCTCAATCGCAGTCCGCTTCAGGTCAGGGTAAAGGAGATTTGCGAAGGGCGATCGGTTTGGATGAAGGTCAGGGCGGTTTGCACGCCGCCCCATGCGTGTTTTGGCTTATTCAATAGCCCTAAATTCAGTAGCCATCAATATACAAACTTCAGATATACAAACTACCAACGCTGCACCCACCATGACTTAATTACTCAAACTTAATTACTCAAACTTAATTACTCAATAAAGCGAATTACCTTCACTTCAGGTTGATCGCTCTGCTGATACTGCTGTGCCTGTGTTTCAATTCGCTGGAGTTGCCCCAAAGCAAGACTGCAAGCCATTCCATATTTTGCCTTTACCCGATCGCTGGCAATCTGGAGAGCGGTCTGCGATCGTTCCAAAACAACCAGACCCCAGCCTTCTTTGACAGAAGGAAAAACAAACGCATCGGCACAGCGATACAGGGAAGGCAAATCGGCATCGGCAATAATGCCGGGTAACAGCAGAGAGGTGCCGACTTTCAGAGCCGAGGCGATCGAATCAGGATCATCAGGTTCAACGAAAAGGGTTTGCTGGGTAGTCAGAAATTCGGTGAAGGGAGGATGATAAGAGACGATCGTGGGTAAGCCGCTGGCAATCGCTTCCAAAACAACCAGACCCCAGCCTTCTTTGACAGAAGGAAAAACAAACGCATCGGCACAGCGATACAGGGAAGGCAAATCGGCATCGGCAATAATGCCGGGTAACAGCAGAGAGGTGCCGACTTTCAGGTTGAGGCGATCGATCTCGACAAAGAATTCATCCCGGTAACTTTGATAGTCAAACAGGGTGGCTCCGCCTGCAATGACAAGCTGTGCTTGGGGATAGACGGACTGAACTTTGGCAAAGGCTTTGGCAAGCTGAATTGTATTCTTGCGCGGCTCGATGCCACCAACGGTCAGGTAGACTGGGGAACCGCTGATACCCATCGCCTCTTTCAGCCGGGAATCCCGATCGGATGGGGTGTTGGTAAATCGATCGCAGTTCACACCATTAATGACTCGCGGCGCATTGATGTGGTACTGCTGGTATAGCTGTTTCTGCCAGTAATCGCTCACGCAGAGGCAGAGATCCGGTTCACGAATCGATCGATCCTGACACTGCTGAAGGTAGGGACTTATGTAGTCTTCGATATGATGAACCGTCCGCACGAAATGGGAAATTAGATTCTGCTGACGCAGCACAGCCAGCGCATTGGCACTAATACAGTCCTGGGCATGAAAGATGTCGTATTCACTGTCATAGTCACTGTCATAGTCACAGCGCTGTAAATCCTGACTGAGAAAACTGACAAATTCCTGAATCCGCTGCTGAATCAGGGCATCGGTATCCCCGGTAACAGGCAAAGCGGGAACCAGTTTTACTTCAAAGTTCAGCGATCGATCAAATCCCCGACCATCCTTGTCCAGGGCGTACACGCAAACCGTATGACCTAGCTGATGCAGCGCCTCGGCGAGTTCCAGCGTATGAACTACGCTACCTCTGGGCTTAGTGGAATAGGTGAGTAGGGCAATTCGCATGGGGGACAGAAAGAATAATCCTATGAAAATCCGGTCAGGGGTTGTTGCTGCAAATCCCAGAATACAAGAGATTCCTGCCCCGATCGCAGCACGAGTTTCGAGGAGTCATTCACTTCACCGATCGCTTCACAAACAATTTGGCGATCGTGAAACCGTCCCCGCACAGATGCCACGCAGTCGGGCGCAACGCTGAGCAAAAAGCCGTAGCTGGGAAAGGCAGTGAGCCAGGCTTCTAAAGGAACATTCGACGGACAGGGAATGCGATCGAGGTCAATAACGGCTCCGCAGCGGGAGGTTTCCAGCAGCATCAAAGTCGTTCCAATCACGCCGCCCATACTGATGTCCTTACCTGCTGTACAAAGCTGGGATTCCGCCAGTTCGGGAAGGATTGCCAGATCGCCTCTCAGTTTATCGGAATTCGTGCGGGTTGCCGCATTCCAGAAGGGGTAGCGGGGGTGCATTTCGCCGCCTTCTAGATTGACCACCATCAGAAGCC from Leptolyngbya ohadii IS1 includes the following:
- a CDS encoding cupin domain-containing protein; the protein is MTAAMIDLRSPAIQLREQIEYPQQGILSKVLLKDQVCQYTLFCLAAGTEIEEHTSARNATVNVIEGTGTLTLEGTDINLHPGIFIFMPANAPHALQADTNLTFLLTLSEKP
- a CDS encoding SAM-dependent methyltransferase; translation: MTQIAPPLNLETATGHQVLAAAGKKILRPGGRAATEQLFTWANFQPDQTVLELASSFGYSAIALAQKYGVRVVGVEKNPESVARARANVAAAGLSDRIQIIEGDIFKLDQITEQFDYVLAEAILTMQSAPGKAKILSGIADRLKPGGKFLSHELLARQQEAEIQRTLAQTIRVNSNPLSEANWTAAIETAGLNVKQIQIGAMGLLNPRQVINDEGISGTLKILWNVLTKPAIRTRVLGMRKAFLQYRHDLGYIVSCSEKPIR
- a CDS encoding MSMEG_0565 family glycosyltransferase encodes the protein MRIALLTYSTKPRGSVVHTLELAEALHQLGHTVCVYALDKDGRGFDRSLNFEVKLVPALPVTGDTDALIQQRIQEFVSFLSQDLQRCDYDSDYDSEYDIFHAQDCISANALAVLRQQNLISHFVRTVHHIEDYISPYLQQCQDRSIREPDLCLCVSDYWQKQLYQQYHINAPRVINGVNCDRFTNTPSDRDSRLKEAMGISGSPVYLTVGGIEPRKNTIQLAKAFAKVQSVYPQAQLVIAGGATLFDYQSYRDEFFVEIDRLNLKVGTSLLLPGIIADADLPSLYRCADAFVFPSVKEGWGLVVLEAIASGLPTIVSYHPPFTEFLTTQQTLFVEPDDPDSIASALKVGTSLLLPGIIADADLPSLYRCADAFVFPSVKEGWGLVVLERSQTALQIASDRVKAKYGMACSLALGQLQRIETQAQQYQQSDQPEVKVIRFIE